TTTGCCCCTGTTGCATGGCTACTGGGTGTGCCTTGGAATGAAGCGATTACGGCAGGTTCGCTTATAGGTAATAAGGTTGTGGTCAACGAGTTTGTTGCCTTTATCCAACTGATGGAAGTGAAATCTCAGCTCAGTGAACATTCTCAAGCGATTGTGACATTTGCTCTGTGTGGCTTCGCTAACATTTCAACAATGGCGATGCTGATCGGTGGTTTGGGTAGCTTGGTGCCTGAGCGTCGAAGCTTTATTTCAAAATATGGATTCCGCGCCATTGCGGCCGGTGTCATGGCCAATTTAATGAGTGCCGCCATTGTTGGTGTGATACTCAGTCTCTGAAACGAAAAGCCGCTTTATCATAAAGCGGCTTTTTTATGTCAGATTTTCGAGTTCAGTCATATTGTCGATGGCTTGCTGGTTTGTACTACCGCAGACCACAGGGCAGGGCTTAAAGTCGTGGCAAACTTTTGGTCGTTCCGGTTTACCAAACAACTTACACAAATTCTCTTCATTGAGCTGAACGCATCTTGTGCCTGCAGGTTTGCCTTTCGGCATACCCGGGATCGGCGAAGAAATGCTTGGCGCGATACAACACGCTCCGCAGCCTAATCGGCATTCCATAATGATGACCTCATTGATAATCGGGGCGCGATATTAGCAAAAAAGATGACCCCTAGCAGTATAAAACGCTTCCCTCGTATCAATT
This window of the Vibrio neptunius genome carries:
- a CDS encoding YkgJ family cysteine cluster protein, whose product is MECRLGCGACCIAPSISSPIPGMPKGKPAGTRCVQLNEENLCKLFGKPERPKVCHDFKPCPVVCGSTNQQAIDNMTELENLT